A genome region from Glycine max cultivar Williams 82 chromosome 5, Glycine_max_v4.0, whole genome shotgun sequence includes the following:
- the LOC100780117 gene encoding protein trichome birefringence-like 14 yields MKGRNSYSFRGRHISLALVTLVIFTTLLWTWERNPIIAMTLRSAHEWYRLPSEFPVEAPTESVGTPTLEKGVEKSISPIRENGTKLQLDTQGVAAVDSTPAESLETQYYQNVTPSSRRKGTPTLEKGVEKSTTPITENGTKLQLDTKDVAAVDSIPAESPETQYNQNVMSSSRSKVCNYAKGKWVADSRRPLYSGFSCKQWLSTMWSCRMTQRPDFSFEGYRWQPENCDMQEFDRSAFLRKMQDKTIAFIGDSLGRQQFQSLMCMATGGEESPEVQNVGWEYGLVKPRGAIRPDGWAYRFPKTNTTILYYWSASLCDLQPFNITDKQTNVSMHLDRPPAFMRRFLHRFDVLVLNTGHHWNRGKLNANRWVMHVNGKPNEDKKIAEIANAKNLTIYSVARWLDLQLVSHPRLKAFFRTISPRHFFNGDWNTGGSCDNTIPLTNGSEIMQEGSSDPTIEDALKGTKIKILDITALSQLRDEAHMSRYTVRGTLNSSDCLHWCLPGIPDTWNELLVAQI; encoded by the exons ATGAAAGGGAGAAATAGTTATAGCTTTAGAGGGAGGCATATTTCCTTGGCTCTGGTTACTCTTGTTATTTTTACCACGTTACTGTGGACATGGGAGAGAAATCCGATAATTGCCATGACTTTAAGATCAGCTCATGAATGGTACCGCTTACCTTCAG AATTTCCTGTGGAAGCCCCGACTGAATCAGTGGGAACTCCAACACTGGAAAAGGGTGTGGAAAAATCCATATCCCCCATCAGAGAAAATGGAACAAAACTTCAACTTGATACTCAGGGGGTGGCAGCTGTAGATTCTACACCTGCAGAATCTCTAGAAACTCAATACTATCAAAATGTCACGCCTTCTTCCAGACGTAAAGGAACACCAACACTTGAAAAGGGTGTGGAAAAATCCACAACCCCCATCACAGAAAATGGAACAAAACTTCAACTTGATACTAAGGATGTGGCAGCTGTAGATTCTATACCTGCAGAATCTCCAGAAACTCAATACAATCAAAATGTCATGTCTTCTTCCAGAAGTAAAG TTTGTAATTATGCCAAGGGTAAGTGGGTTGCAGACAGCAGGAGACCGTTGTATTCTGGATTCAGCTGTAAGCAGTGGTTGTCCACAATGTGGTCATGTAGAATGACACAACGACCAGATTTCTCATTTGAGGGATATCGCTGGCAGCCAGAAAATTGTGATATGCAAGAGTTTGACCGGTCTGCATTCTTGAGAAA GATGCAGGACAAAACAATTGCATTCATAGGGGATTCGTTAGGACGGCAACAATTTCAATCTCTGATGTGTATGGCCACTGGTGGAGAAGAGAGCCCAGAGGTTCAAAATGTGGGATGGGAATATGGTCTGGTAAAACCACGTGGAGCTATTCGTCCAGATGGCTGGGCTTACAGATTTCCCAAGACTAATACCACTATCTTATATTATTGGTCGGCTAGCTTATGTGATCTGCAGCCTTTTAACATCACAGACAAACAGACCAATGTTTCCATGCATTTAGATCGCCCCCCGGCTTTCATGAGACGGTTCCTCCATCGCTTTGATGTTTTGGTTCTTAATACAGGACACCACTGGAACCGGGGGAAGCTTAATGCGAACAGGTGGGTAATGCATGTTAATGGAAAGCCAAATGAAGACAAAAAGATTGCAGAAATTGCAAATGCCAAAAATTTGACAATCTACAGTGTAGCCAGATGGCTTGATTTGCAACTTGTGTCACATCCTCGGCTCAAAGCTTTCTTCAGGACTATATCACCTAGACATTTCTTCAATGGGGATTGGAACACTGGTGGAAGCTGTGATAACACTATCCCATTAACCAATGGGAGTGAGATAATGCAGGAAGGATCTAGTGATCCAACTATTGAGGATGCACTAAAGGGTACAAAGATTAAGATACTGGATATAACCGCTCTTTCACAACTGAGGGATGAGGCTCACATGTCACGCTACACTGTCAGAGGCACTCTTAATTCAAGTGACTGTTTACATTGGTGCCTTCCTGGAATTCCAGATACGTGGAACGAACTCCTTGTTGCTCAGATATAG